One Mya arenaria isolate MELC-2E11 chromosome 7, ASM2691426v1 genomic window carries:
- the LOC128240561 gene encoding uncharacterized protein LOC128240561 isoform X1: protein MVWITLCSRSRENVFDSEAAAKQTCFKKEIKTEDPKAFENDQVKCGAVYVTEEDRAKKVTKTVVSLGQGSDDVKKKPSSKYALAIGSSFGHIHTFLKETDNVLSCYEQTTAEDKCLLLIKKPKSSSKQNLFSRKMLKAASCSNLAGPDTQTRPSEPSGIPNPLFKRRTYDFRSSRDAINENPGNYSLSTNQELDSVIEHEDGTNVVKHKSTHNGQQNLYTSCPVEDKISQERLKPASRQKSFSTQDLRRESEINNNHKMGGSASHQGKSKKEGQKFQGQGHASQDDSFGFQGQGHKPRGHPPPVPDRRNKGDDHGSRDNLNDSSHNHSHQRLNSGPPSGKSDPRHDTSVTHGNVHAYTRSQSSPSGNTHLTNNVSAENFPSQRDKQTSHRGNLQHNNREHPHGTPNSASYLQGAVPSHGRVDTNAHGRKGDEHTNGNNRKSSKSNDVYNDGFKHDLSVSARNGHHVTSSPKSSRKGDKSDRRYGEKVIGSNSNMSNVPNVSQMNSIPQQASKNGMRPQQGNNVPMPQQGSNVHMPQQGNNVPMPQQGNNVPMPQQGSNVHMPQQGNNVPMPQQGKNVPMPQQGNNVPMPQQGSNVPMPQQGNNSVLNDRGNTWAGSRDLREKQTNRPVQRNKSDTSGNCNKPEDIYAKINKIKPDGNHGDNMPKYQVQVGRSVENLCEVGRNNKEPYKQRKSLGDMHIPQGYNGERQKVMKAKSLIDLSEGKTFSLVGQRKPENSMSTEGQGQSSVGEFTGSQMMKHIRKYREIQKSGHGNLLPKGTAIDDMEVSIQRDHDLSKSQPNNNRPNSGYGTTNGKPMHYGSLQHLPMSTMEPQPQVTSLKHREQTPLKPRRCLPQTPGNVSEKKRRVSDTLKSRMSVSSQSSNTSPSSSNSASNRGESADLRQGGVSATPSDREVDLYIGSKSDNLWAYPNHMPTHGPSGDATAYGKQQTCYLPQDGYKGHPSMNVIRKSGSFGAHDQSIVVAGGGRWSESGQTTLTSQSTTDSGYLTTDPDHDTLSSTNYARTLQQSAHNIFKRHSQKNDNAKGSNHQPVDKVDNFVINKGGNQSQKVKDSHAHTQSWLENHPGAFVGDSFKLSVNEQDSEMLNLSQNVTSKPNCVKGRDSRDSNNNKNEKHAQDEVTELDIVQSGIKKKQSSNEHPRLSHHLSEMSVQDMGKVLEHEALVKPKGRSVSMSQGLNLIGAGSNLNTGNLTKSQPKFTGSLKDLIGGDKTIVPIETLKLESKVANNTLPVSFKFQGLSKSESSLKLLGKPSLFQLLQNYNLYAVRVEIPPGFVVSENIRMIECEVALASPWLHARENPVLQSPKGSYAKLGGPNSAFKPVTSGSGSPIKTVSMVTIMELSNEMSSLLNDRQELQRGDLILEIDERLVIGEDLATLTNVLRASHTELLLTIVRDKARVTQSTDRSAPTEDDFRQMEQRLTQLTMELQKKDRTIRQLNEMLPWKRESKGDHSETKGDDGYLCSLSEDEFIV from the exons GTGAAATGTGGAGCGGTATACGTTACTGAAGAAGATCGCGCAAAAAAGGTCACAAAGACAGTGGTATCGCTCGGCCAGGGTTCAGACGATGTGAAGAAAAAACCCTCATCAAAATATGCTCTAGCGATTGGTTCAAGCTTTGGTCACA TTCACACTTTCCTGAAAGAGACGGACAATGTGCTCTCCTGTTACGAGCAGACAACCGCAGAAGACAAATGTCTGCTGCTGATAAAAAAACCAAAGTCCTCTTCAAAACAG AACCTATTTTCTCGAAAG ATGCTGAAGGCTGCATCCTGTTCGAACCTTGCTGGTCCCGATACCCAGACACGCCCCAGCGAACCCAGTGGCATTCCCAACCCCCTG ttcaaaagGAGAACTTACGACTTCAGATCATCACGTGATGCCATCAATGAGAATCCAGGAAACTATTCTCTCTCAACCAATCAGGAGCTTGATTCAGTTATAGAGCATGAAGAtggtacaaatgttgtaaaACACAAGTCGACGCACAATGGGCAGCAGAATTTATACACATCTTGTCCTGTTGAGGATAAGATATCGCAGGAGCGACTGAAACCTGCATCGAGACAGAAGTCATTTAGTACTCAGGATTTACGACGGGAaagtgaaataaacaataatcataaGATGGGTGGCTCAGCTAGTCATCAAGGCAAGAGTAAAAAGGAAGGTCAAAagtttcaaggtcaaggtcatgcaAGCCAGGATGACAGTTTTGGCTttcagggtcaaggtcacaagcCTAGGGGTCATCCCCCACCTGTGCCAGATAGAAGGAATAAAGGCGATGACCATGGTTCGCgagataatttaaatgatagCAGCCACAATCATAGTCATCAAAGATTAAATTCAGGGCCCCCTTCGGGTAAAAGTGACCCTCGTCATGACACTAGTGTTACACATGGTAATGTTCATGCCTACACAAGAAGCCAATCTAGTCCTAGTGGAAATACACATCTTACTAACAATGTCAGTGCTGAAAATTTCCCTTCACAGAGAGACAAGCAAACCTCGCATAGAGGTAACTTACAACATAACAATAGGGAGCACCCACATGGGACCCCAAATAGTGCTTCTTACCTTCAAGGGGCCGTGCCAAGTCATGGGAGAGTTGATACTAATGCCCATGGGAGAAAGGGTGATGAACATACAAATGGAAACAATCGAAAATCGTCAAAGTCAAATGATGTTTACAATGACGGATTTAAGCATGACTTAAGTGTAAGTGCCAGAAATGGACACCATGTGACTAGCTCTCCAAAATCGTCGAGAAAAGGTGACAAAAGTGATCGAAGATATGGTGAGAAAGTGATTGGAAGTAATAGCAATATGTCGAATGTGCCAAATGTTAGCCAGATGAATTCTATACCCCAACAGGCCAGTAAAAATGGGATGAGGCCTCAACAGGGCAATAATGTACCCATGCCCCAACAGGGAAGTAATGTGCACATGCCACAACAGGGCAATAATGTTCCCATGCCCCAACAGGGCAATAATGTTCCCATGCCCCAACAGGGAAGTAATGTGCACATGCCACAACAGGGCAATAATGTTCCCATGCCCCAACAGGGCAAGAATGTACCCATGCCTCAACAGGGCAATAATGTTCCCATGCCCCAACAGGGCAGTAATGTGCCCATGCCACAACAGGGCAATAATAGTGTACTCAATGACCGTGGAAATACTTGGGCAGGATCTAGGGACTTGCGAGAAAAGCAGACAAACAGGCCAGTGCAAAGAAATAAAAGTGACACATCAGGTAATTGCAATAAGCCTGAAGACATTTAtgccaaaattaataaaattaaacctGATGGTAACCATGGAGACAATATGCCAAAATATCAAGTTCAGGTTGGCAGGTCAGTGGAGAATTTATGTGAGGTTGGTAGAAATAATAAAGAACCGTATAAACAGCGCAAATCATTAGGTGATATGCATATTCCTCAAGGTTATAATGGAGAGAGACAAAAAGTTATGAAAGCCAAATCTCTCATTGATTTGAGTGAaggaaaaacattttcattggtTGGTCAAAGAAAACCTGAAAATTCAATGTCAACTGAAGGTCAAGGACAATCGAGTGTTGGTGAATTTACGGGATCTCAAATGATGAAACACATTAGGAAGTATCGTGAAATTCAAAAGAGCGGTCACGGAAATCTGCTGCCCAAAGGAACTGCTATCGATGACATGGAGGTTTCTATACAGAGAGACCATGATTTGAGTAAGTCACAACCAAATAATAATAGGCCAAATTCAGGATATGGTACCACAAATGGTAAACCCATGCATTACGGGTCATTACAACACTTGCCAATGAGCACGATGGAACCGCAGCCGCAAGTGACCTCGTTGAAGCACAGAGAGCAAACCCCACTAAAACCTCGCAGGTGCTTGCCACAGACACCTGGGAATGTGTCTGAGAAAAAGAGACGGGTTTCTGACACGCTGAAAAGTCGAATGAGTGTAAGTAGCCAGAGTAGTAACACTAGCCCAAGTTCCAGTAACTCTGCATCAAATCGGGGTGAATCCGCTGATTTACGCCAAGGTGGAGTAAGTGCTACGCCGTCCGATCGTGAGGTGGATTTGTACATCGGAAGTAAATCAGATAATTTGTGGGCTTATCCAAATCATATGCCAACTCATGGACCTAGTGGCGATGCCACCGCTTATGGCAAACAGCAGACATGTTATTTACCCCAAGATGGTTATAAGGGTCATCCAAGCATGAATGTGATTCGTAAATCTGGGTCATTTGGAGCACACGATCAGAGTATTGTTGTTGCTGGCGGAGGGCGATGGAGCGAATCAGGACAGACAACTCTCACTTCGCAGAGCACTACTGATTCTGGTTATCTGACGACAGATCCTGATCATGATACACTCTCATCAACAAATTATGCAAGGACATTGCAGCAGTCTGcacataacatatttaaaagacattCCCAGAAAAATGACAATGCCAAGGGGAGTAATCACCAACCTGTGGACAAGGTTGATAACTTTGTTATAAACAAGGGGGGTAATCAGTCTCAGAAAGTGAAAGACTCACATGCGCATACACAATCTTGGTTGGAAAACCATCCTGGTGCTTTTGTGGGTGACAGTTTCAAGTTAAGTGTAAATGAGCAGGACTCAGAAATGCTCAACTTAAGCCAAAATGTCACATCTAAGCCAAACTGTGTTAAGGGAAGAGATTCGCGTGACTCGAATAACAATAAGAATGAAAAACATGCTCAGGATGAAGTTACAGAACTTGACATTGTTCAGTCCGGGATTAAGAAAAAGCAAAGTTCCAACGAACATCCAAGACTTTCTCACCATTTATCGGAAATGTCGGTACAAGATATGGGTAAAGTACTCGAACATGAGGCCTTGGTTAAGCCTAAGGGGCGATCAGTTTCAATGTCACAAGGTCTTAATTTAATTGGTGCAGGTTCTAATTTAAACACTGGAAACCTTACGAAATCTCAGCCAAAGTTTACTGGTTCACTAAAGGATTTAATAGGTGGCGATAAGACAATAGTGCCAATAGAGACGTTAAAACTTGAAAGTAAGGTTGCCAATAATACCTTACCAGTTAGCTTTAAATTTCAAGGACTTTCAAAATCAGAAAGCAGTCTTAAGCTGCTCGGAAAGCCTAGCTTGTTTCAACTATTGCAAAACTACAACCTATACGCTGTACGAGTGGAAATTCCGCCTGGATTTGTGGTTAGTGAAAATATACGCATGATTGAATGTGAGGTTGCGCTTGCATCGCCATGGTTACACGCAAGAGAAAATCCTGTTCTTCAGAGCCCAAAAGGCAGCTACGCAAAACTGGGTGGGCCAAACTCTGCCTTCAAGCCAGTCACTAGTGGTAGTGGCTCACCAATCAAGACTGTCTCTATGGTTACAATTATGGAGTTGTCCAATGAAATGTCATCCCTGCTTAATGATCGTCAGGAGCTTCAAAGAGGAGATCTAATTTTAGAG ATAGATGAGAGGCTGGTTATTGGAGAGGACCTGGCTACGTTGACAAATGTACTGCGGGCTTCACACACTGAGCTTCTACTCACCATCGTGAGAGATAAGGCCCGGGTGACACAATCAACA gATCGAAGCGCACCAACAGAGGATGATTTCAGGCAAATGGAACAGCGGCTTACGCAATTAACGATGGAACTTCAGAAGAAGGACCGAACGATCCGACAACTCAACGAAATGTTACCATGGAAACGGGAATCCAAGGGAGACCATTCAGAGACCAAAGGAGATGATGGATACTTGTGCTCTCTTAGTGAAGATGAATTTATTGTTTGA
- the LOC128240561 gene encoding uncharacterized protein LOC128240561 isoform X4 has product MVWITLCSRSRENVFDSEAAAKQTCFKKEIKTEDPKAFENDQVKCGAVYVTEEDRAKKVTKTVVSLGQGSDDVKKKPSSKYALAIGSSFGHIHTFLKETDNVLSCYEQTTAEDKCLLLIKKPKSSSKQNLFSRKFKRRTYDFRSSRDAINENPGNYSLSTNQELDSVIEHEDGTNVVKHKSTHNGQQNLYTSCPVEDKISQERLKPASRQKSFSTQDLRRESEINNNHKMGGSASHQGKSKKEGQKFQGQGHASQDDSFGFQGQGHKPRGHPPPVPDRRNKGDDHGSRDNLNDSSHNHSHQRLNSGPPSGKSDPRHDTSVTHGNVHAYTRSQSSPSGNTHLTNNVSAENFPSQRDKQTSHRGNLQHNNREHPHGTPNSASYLQGAVPSHGRVDTNAHGRKGDEHTNGNNRKSSKSNDVYNDGFKHDLSVSARNGHHVTSSPKSSRKGDKSDRRYGEKVIGSNSNMSNVPNVSQMNSIPQQASKNGMRPQQGNNVPMPQQGSNVHMPQQGNNVPMPQQGNNVPMPQQGSNVHMPQQGNNVPMPQQGKNVPMPQQGNNVPMPQQGSNVPMPQQGNNSVLNDRGNTWAGSRDLREKQTNRPVQRNKSDTSGNCNKPEDIYAKINKIKPDGNHGDNMPKYQVQVGRSVENLCEVGRNNKEPYKQRKSLGDMHIPQGYNGERQKVMKAKSLIDLSEGKTFSLVGQRKPENSMSTEGQGQSSVGEFTGSQMMKHIRKYREIQKSGHGNLLPKGTAIDDMEVSIQRDHDLSKSQPNNNRPNSGYGTTNGKPMHYGSLQHLPMSTMEPQPQVTSLKHREQTPLKPRRCLPQTPGNVSEKKRRVSDTLKSRMSVSSQSSNTSPSSSNSASNRGESADLRQGGVSATPSDREVDLYIGSKSDNLWAYPNHMPTHGPSGDATAYGKQQTCYLPQDGYKGHPSMNVIRKSGSFGAHDQSIVVAGGGRWSESGQTTLTSQSTTDSGYLTTDPDHDTLSSTNYARTLQQSAHNIFKRHSQKNDNAKGSNHQPVDKVDNFVINKGGNQSQKVKDSHAHTQSWLENHPGAFVGDSFKLSVNEQDSEMLNLSQNVTSKPNCVKGRDSRDSNNNKNEKHAQDEVTELDIVQSGIKKKQSSNEHPRLSHHLSEMSVQDMGKVLEHEALVKPKGRSVSMSQGLNLIGAGSNLNTGNLTKSQPKFTGSLKDLIGGDKTIVPIETLKLESKVANNTLPVSFKFQGLSKSESSLKLLGKPSLFQLLQNYNLYAVRVEIPPGFVVSENIRMIECEVALASPWLHARENPVLQSPKGSYAKLGGPNSAFKPVTSGSGSPIKTVSMVTIMELSNEMSSLLNDRQELQRGDLILEIDERLVIGEDLATLTNVLRASHTELLLTIVRDKARVTQSTDRSAPTEDDFRQMEQRLTQLTMELQKKDRTIRQLNEMLPWKRESKGDHSETKGDDGYLCSLSEDEFIV; this is encoded by the exons GTGAAATGTGGAGCGGTATACGTTACTGAAGAAGATCGCGCAAAAAAGGTCACAAAGACAGTGGTATCGCTCGGCCAGGGTTCAGACGATGTGAAGAAAAAACCCTCATCAAAATATGCTCTAGCGATTGGTTCAAGCTTTGGTCACA TTCACACTTTCCTGAAAGAGACGGACAATGTGCTCTCCTGTTACGAGCAGACAACCGCAGAAGACAAATGTCTGCTGCTGATAAAAAAACCAAAGTCCTCTTCAAAACAG AACCTATTTTCTCGAAAG ttcaaaagGAGAACTTACGACTTCAGATCATCACGTGATGCCATCAATGAGAATCCAGGAAACTATTCTCTCTCAACCAATCAGGAGCTTGATTCAGTTATAGAGCATGAAGAtggtacaaatgttgtaaaACACAAGTCGACGCACAATGGGCAGCAGAATTTATACACATCTTGTCCTGTTGAGGATAAGATATCGCAGGAGCGACTGAAACCTGCATCGAGACAGAAGTCATTTAGTACTCAGGATTTACGACGGGAaagtgaaataaacaataatcataaGATGGGTGGCTCAGCTAGTCATCAAGGCAAGAGTAAAAAGGAAGGTCAAAagtttcaaggtcaaggtcatgcaAGCCAGGATGACAGTTTTGGCTttcagggtcaaggtcacaagcCTAGGGGTCATCCCCCACCTGTGCCAGATAGAAGGAATAAAGGCGATGACCATGGTTCGCgagataatttaaatgatagCAGCCACAATCATAGTCATCAAAGATTAAATTCAGGGCCCCCTTCGGGTAAAAGTGACCCTCGTCATGACACTAGTGTTACACATGGTAATGTTCATGCCTACACAAGAAGCCAATCTAGTCCTAGTGGAAATACACATCTTACTAACAATGTCAGTGCTGAAAATTTCCCTTCACAGAGAGACAAGCAAACCTCGCATAGAGGTAACTTACAACATAACAATAGGGAGCACCCACATGGGACCCCAAATAGTGCTTCTTACCTTCAAGGGGCCGTGCCAAGTCATGGGAGAGTTGATACTAATGCCCATGGGAGAAAGGGTGATGAACATACAAATGGAAACAATCGAAAATCGTCAAAGTCAAATGATGTTTACAATGACGGATTTAAGCATGACTTAAGTGTAAGTGCCAGAAATGGACACCATGTGACTAGCTCTCCAAAATCGTCGAGAAAAGGTGACAAAAGTGATCGAAGATATGGTGAGAAAGTGATTGGAAGTAATAGCAATATGTCGAATGTGCCAAATGTTAGCCAGATGAATTCTATACCCCAACAGGCCAGTAAAAATGGGATGAGGCCTCAACAGGGCAATAATGTACCCATGCCCCAACAGGGAAGTAATGTGCACATGCCACAACAGGGCAATAATGTTCCCATGCCCCAACAGGGCAATAATGTTCCCATGCCCCAACAGGGAAGTAATGTGCACATGCCACAACAGGGCAATAATGTTCCCATGCCCCAACAGGGCAAGAATGTACCCATGCCTCAACAGGGCAATAATGTTCCCATGCCCCAACAGGGCAGTAATGTGCCCATGCCACAACAGGGCAATAATAGTGTACTCAATGACCGTGGAAATACTTGGGCAGGATCTAGGGACTTGCGAGAAAAGCAGACAAACAGGCCAGTGCAAAGAAATAAAAGTGACACATCAGGTAATTGCAATAAGCCTGAAGACATTTAtgccaaaattaataaaattaaacctGATGGTAACCATGGAGACAATATGCCAAAATATCAAGTTCAGGTTGGCAGGTCAGTGGAGAATTTATGTGAGGTTGGTAGAAATAATAAAGAACCGTATAAACAGCGCAAATCATTAGGTGATATGCATATTCCTCAAGGTTATAATGGAGAGAGACAAAAAGTTATGAAAGCCAAATCTCTCATTGATTTGAGTGAaggaaaaacattttcattggtTGGTCAAAGAAAACCTGAAAATTCAATGTCAACTGAAGGTCAAGGACAATCGAGTGTTGGTGAATTTACGGGATCTCAAATGATGAAACACATTAGGAAGTATCGTGAAATTCAAAAGAGCGGTCACGGAAATCTGCTGCCCAAAGGAACTGCTATCGATGACATGGAGGTTTCTATACAGAGAGACCATGATTTGAGTAAGTCACAACCAAATAATAATAGGCCAAATTCAGGATATGGTACCACAAATGGTAAACCCATGCATTACGGGTCATTACAACACTTGCCAATGAGCACGATGGAACCGCAGCCGCAAGTGACCTCGTTGAAGCACAGAGAGCAAACCCCACTAAAACCTCGCAGGTGCTTGCCACAGACACCTGGGAATGTGTCTGAGAAAAAGAGACGGGTTTCTGACACGCTGAAAAGTCGAATGAGTGTAAGTAGCCAGAGTAGTAACACTAGCCCAAGTTCCAGTAACTCTGCATCAAATCGGGGTGAATCCGCTGATTTACGCCAAGGTGGAGTAAGTGCTACGCCGTCCGATCGTGAGGTGGATTTGTACATCGGAAGTAAATCAGATAATTTGTGGGCTTATCCAAATCATATGCCAACTCATGGACCTAGTGGCGATGCCACCGCTTATGGCAAACAGCAGACATGTTATTTACCCCAAGATGGTTATAAGGGTCATCCAAGCATGAATGTGATTCGTAAATCTGGGTCATTTGGAGCACACGATCAGAGTATTGTTGTTGCTGGCGGAGGGCGATGGAGCGAATCAGGACAGACAACTCTCACTTCGCAGAGCACTACTGATTCTGGTTATCTGACGACAGATCCTGATCATGATACACTCTCATCAACAAATTATGCAAGGACATTGCAGCAGTCTGcacataacatatttaaaagacattCCCAGAAAAATGACAATGCCAAGGGGAGTAATCACCAACCTGTGGACAAGGTTGATAACTTTGTTATAAACAAGGGGGGTAATCAGTCTCAGAAAGTGAAAGACTCACATGCGCATACACAATCTTGGTTGGAAAACCATCCTGGTGCTTTTGTGGGTGACAGTTTCAAGTTAAGTGTAAATGAGCAGGACTCAGAAATGCTCAACTTAAGCCAAAATGTCACATCTAAGCCAAACTGTGTTAAGGGAAGAGATTCGCGTGACTCGAATAACAATAAGAATGAAAAACATGCTCAGGATGAAGTTACAGAACTTGACATTGTTCAGTCCGGGATTAAGAAAAAGCAAAGTTCCAACGAACATCCAAGACTTTCTCACCATTTATCGGAAATGTCGGTACAAGATATGGGTAAAGTACTCGAACATGAGGCCTTGGTTAAGCCTAAGGGGCGATCAGTTTCAATGTCACAAGGTCTTAATTTAATTGGTGCAGGTTCTAATTTAAACACTGGAAACCTTACGAAATCTCAGCCAAAGTTTACTGGTTCACTAAAGGATTTAATAGGTGGCGATAAGACAATAGTGCCAATAGAGACGTTAAAACTTGAAAGTAAGGTTGCCAATAATACCTTACCAGTTAGCTTTAAATTTCAAGGACTTTCAAAATCAGAAAGCAGTCTTAAGCTGCTCGGAAAGCCTAGCTTGTTTCAACTATTGCAAAACTACAACCTATACGCTGTACGAGTGGAAATTCCGCCTGGATTTGTGGTTAGTGAAAATATACGCATGATTGAATGTGAGGTTGCGCTTGCATCGCCATGGTTACACGCAAGAGAAAATCCTGTTCTTCAGAGCCCAAAAGGCAGCTACGCAAAACTGGGTGGGCCAAACTCTGCCTTCAAGCCAGTCACTAGTGGTAGTGGCTCACCAATCAAGACTGTCTCTATGGTTACAATTATGGAGTTGTCCAATGAAATGTCATCCCTGCTTAATGATCGTCAGGAGCTTCAAAGAGGAGATCTAATTTTAGAG ATAGATGAGAGGCTGGTTATTGGAGAGGACCTGGCTACGTTGACAAATGTACTGCGGGCTTCACACACTGAGCTTCTACTCACCATCGTGAGAGATAAGGCCCGGGTGACACAATCAACA gATCGAAGCGCACCAACAGAGGATGATTTCAGGCAAATGGAACAGCGGCTTACGCAATTAACGATGGAACTTCAGAAGAAGGACCGAACGATCCGACAACTCAACGAAATGTTACCATGGAAACGGGAATCCAAGGGAGACCATTCAGAGACCAAAGGAGATGATGGATACTTGTGCTCTCTTAGTGAAGATGAATTTATTGTTTGA